From Paenibacillus sp. GP183, one genomic window encodes:
- a CDS encoding exonuclease SbcCD subunit D, with product MKFIHTADWHLGKLVQGVYMTQDQRYVLEQLLEAIQEERPDAVIIAGDLYDRAVPPTDAVDLLDDLLERIVINCKVPVLAISGNHDSPDRLDFATKMMEGQGLFLSGQLKRELKPVILSDSHGEVHFHLLPYADPAQVRFILGDEEIRSHDDAMKALIVRIIEQMDPAARHVCISHAFVTPHGEKEDNTSDSERPLAMGGAEHVHASYFTPFHYTALGHLHQAHLVLQENIRYSGSPLKYSISEQYHEKGYLVVEMDGAGQVSVVKKRLMPLRDMRRIEATIDQIETHAINEDYVFVTLLDENPVLFPMEKVRSVYPNAMHVERKVKWSGGMDFVEQGTERSKKDQVSLFASFYEEVKGNPISEYKRRLFQEVFEEVVRTEGEAE from the coding sequence ATGAAATTCATACATACAGCCGACTGGCATTTGGGCAAGCTTGTGCAAGGTGTTTATATGACACAGGATCAACGGTACGTATTGGAGCAGCTGCTTGAGGCTATTCAAGAGGAACGGCCGGATGCGGTAATTATCGCGGGAGATCTCTACGATCGCGCTGTGCCGCCTACGGATGCAGTGGATTTGCTGGACGATCTTTTGGAACGAATCGTGATCAATTGCAAGGTTCCCGTACTCGCCATTTCGGGAAATCATGATAGTCCGGATAGGCTTGATTTTGCTACGAAAATGATGGAAGGTCAAGGTCTTTTTCTTTCCGGCCAGCTCAAAAGAGAGCTAAAACCCGTCATCCTTAGCGACAGTCACGGCGAAGTTCATTTTCATCTCCTGCCTTATGCAGATCCTGCGCAGGTGCGATTTATACTGGGAGATGAGGAAATCCGCTCACATGATGATGCGATGAAAGCTCTGATTGTAAGAATCATTGAGCAAATGGACCCTGCCGCGCGCCATGTTTGCATCTCTCATGCTTTTGTAACGCCTCACGGGGAGAAAGAGGACAATACCAGCGACTCCGAGCGTCCGCTTGCCATGGGTGGTGCCGAGCATGTGCACGCGTCCTATTTTACCCCTTTTCACTATACTGCACTTGGACACTTGCATCAGGCTCACTTGGTTCTTCAAGAGAACATCCGTTACTCAGGCTCCCCGCTTAAGTATTCCATTTCCGAGCAGTATCATGAAAAAGGTTATTTAGTGGTAGAAATGGACGGAGCAGGACAGGTGTCAGTGGTCAAAAAGCGGCTGATGCCTCTGCGAGACATGCGCAGGATAGAAGCAACTATAGATCAAATTGAAACTCATGCCATCAATGAAGATTATGTGTTTGTGACGTTGCTGGATGAAAATCCGGTATTATTCCCAATGGAAAAGGTGCGCTCCGTTTATCCGAATGCTATGCATGTAGAACGAAAGGTGAAATGGTCCGGAGGCATGGACTTTGTGGAACAAGGCACCGAGCGGTCCAAAAAGGATCAAGTCTCGCTCTTCGCCTCCTTTTATGAGGAAGTGAAAGGGAATCCTATAAGCGAGTATAAGCGGCGACTGTTCCAAGAGGTATTTGAAGAAGTCGTGCGGACGGAGGGGGAAGCCGAATGA